A stretch of Candidatus Atribacteria bacterium ADurb.Bin276 DNA encodes these proteins:
- the rplU gene encoding 50S ribosomal protein L21, whose amino-acid sequence MFALIEASGKQYPVQEGSVIQLDSYQGNLKDEVVFERVLFIRNQDQVVVGRPYVEGAKVKGIVLRNGKSKKVVVFKYKPKVKYRRLTGHRQPMTLIKIQSIES is encoded by the coding sequence ATGTTCGCTCTTATTGAAGCCAGTGGAAAACAATATCCAGTTCAAGAAGGTTCGGTCATTCAACTGGATAGTTATCAAGGAAATTTAAAAGATGAAGTGGTTTTTGAACGAGTTTTATTTATTCGTAATCAGGACCAAGTTGTTGTCGGTCGCCCCTATGTGGAGGGTGCCAAAGTTAAAGGTATCGTGTTAAGAAATGGGAAATCCAAAAAAGTTGTGGTTTTTAAATATAAACCGAAGGTGAAATACCGACGTTTAACTGGTCATCGTCAACCAATGACTTTAATAAAAATTCAATCAATTGAATCCTAA
- the rpmA gene encoding 50S ribosomal protein L27, producing the protein MAHKKAGGSGKNGRDSNAQRLGVKKFSGQYVLAGNILIRQRGTKIKPGINVGTAKDYTLFALQSGYVVYQEKAGRKYVSILPEMPSLDS; encoded by the coding sequence ATGGCACATAAGAAAGCAGGCGGAAGCGGGAAAAATGGACGCGATAGTAACGCTCAAAGGCTTGGTGTAAAAAAATTTAGTGGTCAGTATGTTTTGGCTGGCAACATCCTTATTCGACAGCGAGGAACAAAGATCAAACCAGGGATAAATGTGGGGACAGCCAAGGATTATACTCTTTTTGCCCTTCAAAGTGGATATGTTGTTTATCAAGAGAAAGCTGGGAGGAAATATGTCTCGATTCTCCCTGAGATGCCTTCTCTGGATTCATAA